From one Leifsonia sp. Root1293 genomic stretch:
- a CDS encoding malate:quinone oxidoreductase produces MTSPAPIDVVLIGGGIMSATLGTLIKQVQPDWTIRAYERLGDVAQESSNPWNNAGTGHAALCELNYMPEGKDGSVDPAKAISINEQFQVSRQLWSHLVSTGALPEPSTFINTTPHMTFVHGRKNIEYLRRRHDALKDQPLFEGMEFSDDPAKITEWTPLITRRRNKRQRIAATRIESGTDVDFGSLTHSMFADLTKNGGELYLNHQVTGLKRAKDGTWRVKVVNGVGRTRSEVHARFVFVGAGGGALALLQHSGIPEVQGFGGFPISGQFLKTSNPAVVAQHKAKVYGKAGVGAPPMSVPHLDTRVVDGETSLLFGPYAGFTPKFLKTSTWFDLPFSIRWHNIWPMLAVAFHNFDLMKYLIGELAADRRKKMNALREFMPTAKDEDWELITAGQRVQVMKKDEKAGGVLQFGTEVITGADGTIAGLLGASPGASTAAPIMLDIMKRCFPTEYPSWEPKLREMIPSLGTTLNDKPEVAAASLASTAATLGLPTPQKALV; encoded by the coding sequence GTGACTTCTCCGGCCCCCATCGACGTCGTCCTCATCGGCGGCGGCATCATGAGCGCGACGCTCGGCACCCTCATCAAGCAGGTCCAGCCCGACTGGACGATCCGCGCCTATGAGCGCCTGGGCGACGTCGCCCAGGAGAGCTCGAACCCGTGGAACAACGCGGGAACGGGCCACGCCGCCCTCTGCGAACTGAACTACATGCCCGAGGGCAAGGACGGGTCGGTCGACCCCGCCAAGGCCATCAGCATCAACGAGCAATTCCAGGTGAGCCGCCAGCTCTGGTCGCACCTGGTGTCGACCGGCGCGCTGCCCGAGCCGTCGACGTTCATCAACACGACGCCGCACATGACCTTCGTGCACGGCCGCAAGAACATCGAGTACCTGCGCCGCCGCCACGATGCACTCAAGGACCAGCCCTTGTTCGAGGGCATGGAGTTCAGCGACGACCCGGCCAAGATCACGGAGTGGACGCCGCTCATCACGCGCAGGCGCAACAAGCGCCAGCGCATCGCCGCCACCCGCATCGAGTCGGGAACGGATGTCGACTTCGGCTCGCTCACGCACTCGATGTTCGCCGACCTCACCAAGAACGGCGGCGAGCTCTACCTCAATCACCAGGTCACGGGGCTGAAGCGCGCCAAGGACGGCACGTGGCGGGTCAAGGTCGTGAACGGCGTCGGTCGCACCCGGAGCGAGGTGCACGCCCGCTTCGTGTTCGTCGGTGCCGGCGGCGGCGCTCTCGCGCTGCTCCAGCACTCCGGCATCCCCGAGGTGCAGGGCTTCGGCGGCTTCCCGATCAGCGGGCAGTTCCTCAAGACCTCCAACCCCGCCGTGGTCGCCCAGCACAAGGCCAAGGTCTACGGGAAGGCCGGCGTCGGTGCCCCACCCATGTCGGTGCCGCACCTCGACACCCGTGTCGTCGACGGTGAGACGTCGCTGCTGTTCGGGCCGTACGCGGGCTTCACCCCCAAGTTCCTCAAGACCTCCACCTGGTTCGACCTGCCGTTCAGCATCCGGTGGCACAACATCTGGCCGATGCTCGCCGTCGCGTTCCACAACTTCGACCTCATGAAGTACCTGATCGGGGAGCTCGCGGCCGACCGACGCAAGAAGATGAACGCGCTGCGCGAGTTCATGCCCACTGCGAAGGACGAGGACTGGGAGCTCATCACGGCCGGTCAGCGCGTGCAGGTGATGAAGAAGGACGAGAAGGCCGGAGGCGTGCTGCAGTTCGGCACCGAGGTCATCACCGGCGCTGACGGCACCATCGCCGGCCTCCTCGGTGCGTCTCCGGGGGCCTCGACGGCTGCGCCCATCATGCTCGACATCATGAAGCGCTGTTTCCCGACGGAGTACCCCTCGTGGGAGCCGAAGCTGCGCGAGATGATCCCGAGCCTCGGCACCACGCTGAACGACAAGCCCGAGGTCGCAGCGGCCTCGCTGGCGTCGACGGCTGCCACTCTCGGGCTGCCGACGCCGCAGAAGGCGCTCGTCTAG
- a CDS encoding ABC-F family ATP-binding cassette domain-containing protein: MRAPVIHSDHLRLDGVSHGYGDRRVLSDIGFSVGRGQRVGLIGENGAGKSTLLRIIAGVEMPDQGVLTRPMRTGILWQEVQFRPSDTIGAVFEEALAEMRAIGRELDAAASALADDLGSRAAPERYAAALDAAERADIWGADARRDVLREGLGVSALPLDRRLDEVSGGQRSRVALAALLLRRPDALLLDEPTNHLDDAAAEFLERQLRDWTGPVLFASHDRAFLDAVATGLVDLDAARTPHSPSTCTSQRSSGAPRRGSRPGSPSSAAKSADSYAAASVTVFGGRFSEYLDHKAAERDRWERQYVDEQEELARLRHAVAITTRTVAHGRGPRDNDKFIHGFKGARNDQAISRRVHNAEGRLSVLEREQVRKPPAPLVFAGIPRGSQAFGDETGLLMQATGLAVPDRLAPLDLRVEPQTRLLVTGANGAGKSTLLGVLAGRIGCGDGMLQRRRGLRVGLLEQDVRFPDPTLSARAVYASVLGERRAEQVPLSSLGLVAPRDENRPVGALSVGQQRRLALALVIAKPPHLFLLDEPTNHLSLGLATDLEQALGTYPGAVVIASHDRWLRRRWNGPVLSLRRVTDAALAVAAG; this comes from the coding sequence ATGCGAGCCCCAGTCATCCACTCAGACCACCTCCGCCTCGACGGCGTCTCCCACGGCTACGGCGATCGCCGCGTGCTCAGCGACATCGGCTTCAGTGTCGGCCGGGGACAGCGCGTCGGCCTGATCGGCGAGAACGGCGCCGGGAAGTCCACGCTGCTCCGCATCATCGCCGGCGTCGAGATGCCCGACCAGGGCGTTCTCACTCGGCCGATGCGTACCGGCATCCTCTGGCAGGAGGTCCAGTTCCGGCCGAGCGACACCATCGGCGCCGTCTTCGAGGAGGCGTTGGCGGAGATGCGCGCCATCGGGCGCGAACTCGACGCTGCGGCATCCGCCCTCGCCGACGACCTCGGATCCCGAGCAGCGCCCGAGCGCTATGCCGCTGCCCTCGACGCCGCCGAACGGGCCGACATCTGGGGAGCCGACGCCCGTCGCGACGTACTGCGCGAGGGCCTCGGCGTTTCGGCGCTGCCGCTCGACCGGCGTCTGGACGAGGTGTCCGGCGGACAACGCAGCCGCGTCGCATTGGCGGCACTCCTGCTCCGGCGCCCGGATGCCCTGCTCCTCGACGAGCCGACCAACCATCTCGACGACGCCGCAGCGGAGTTCCTCGAACGGCAGCTGCGTGACTGGACGGGACCCGTGCTGTTCGCCAGCCACGACCGCGCCTTCCTCGACGCCGTGGCCACCGGGCTGGTCGACCTCGATGCTGCGCGCACACCGCACTCGCCATCCACATGTACGAGTCAGCGGAGTTCAGGCGCCCCGCGGCGCGGATCCCGCCCCGGAAGCCCGTCTTCCGCGGCGAAATCCGCTGACTCGTACGCGGCGGCATCCGTCACCGTGTTCGGAGGCCGCTTCAGCGAGTACCTCGACCACAAGGCGGCGGAGCGCGATCGATGGGAGAGGCAGTACGTCGACGAGCAGGAGGAGCTCGCTCGCCTGCGCCATGCCGTCGCCATCACGACGCGCACCGTCGCTCACGGCCGGGGTCCGCGCGACAACGACAAGTTCATCCACGGTTTCAAGGGAGCTCGCAACGACCAGGCCATCTCCCGTCGCGTGCACAACGCGGAAGGACGCCTGAGCGTGCTCGAGCGCGAGCAGGTGCGCAAGCCGCCGGCTCCTCTCGTCTTCGCGGGCATTCCGCGCGGATCCCAGGCATTCGGCGACGAGACGGGTCTGCTCATGCAGGCGACGGGCCTCGCCGTCCCCGACCGCCTCGCCCCGCTCGACCTGCGGGTGGAGCCGCAGACGCGACTCCTGGTGACGGGCGCGAACGGGGCCGGGAAGTCGACCCTGCTGGGAGTGCTCGCGGGCCGCATCGGTTGCGGTGACGGGATGCTCCAGCGACGACGCGGCCTGCGCGTCGGCCTGCTCGAACAGGACGTGCGTTTTCCCGACCCCACCCTCTCCGCTCGTGCGGTCTACGCATCGGTGCTGGGGGAGCGGCGGGCTGAGCAGGTGCCGCTGTCGAGCCTCGGACTCGTCGCCCCGCGAGACGAGAACCGGCCCGTCGGAGCTCTCTCCGTGGGTCAGCAGCGCCGGCTCGCCCTGGCATTGGTGATCGCGAAGCCGCCGCACCTGTTCCTGCTCGACGAGCCGACGAACCATCTGTCCCTGGGCCTCGCAACCGACCTGGAGCAGGCGCTCGGCACCTACCCCGGTGCCGTCGTCATCGCCAGCCACGACCGCTGGCTGCGCAGACGATGGAACGGCCCGGTGCTGAGCCTGCGTCGGGTGACGGATGCCGCCCTCGCCGTGGCCGCCGGCTGA
- a CDS encoding intein-containing Rv2578c family radical SAM protein: MRWSNQELGVENADALPGLAKLNNLVRSVRTPEFAGMTFHEVLAKSALNKLPVQSQVPMEWTINPYRGCSHACAYCLHPDTLVLMADGRQRPLRDVAVGDAIIGTETRGRYRRYVETRVSAKWATRKPACRVVLADGTEIIASGDHRFLTERGWKHVTGSMTGPTQRPYLTANNKLMGFGKGVAVAATDIEAADYRHGYLTGMIRGDGMMLRREYARRVGHPYVASRFRLALADIEALTRTRRFMASEGVPTFLREFSPATDTRRRMNAIFTSKSAHYDRIGDLIRWQAAPSAEWQAGYLGGIFDAEGSCSRGILRISNSDERILREVESACSTHGLTTVREGPNAIGVSNIRVTGGLPARDRFFRIAQPAITRKLALVGAAVKSDAKLEVISIEPLDEIIDMLDITTGTGDFVANGVISHNCFARPTHTYLDLDGGDDFDRQIIVKVNVAEVLRKELNRPSWKRDAVALGTNTDPYQRAEGRYALMPGIIGALADTGTPFSILTKGTLLRRDLPLLADAATRVPVDIAMSIAVYDDELQQSVEPGTPTTKARLATVTAVRDAGLDCSVFMMPILPFLTDTIAHLDEAMRQAKEAGATGVVHSALHLKPGVKEWYFLWLGREHPELLPKYRAMYRGTYAPKEYRTWLAERVAPLVRKHGLNRTRLSPNTGGVLSRSDPEPTLF; encoded by the coding sequence ATGCGGTGGAGCAATCAGGAACTGGGCGTCGAGAACGCCGACGCGCTGCCCGGGCTGGCCAAGTTGAACAATCTGGTGCGCTCGGTGCGCACTCCCGAGTTTGCGGGCATGACCTTCCACGAGGTGCTCGCGAAGTCCGCGCTGAACAAGCTGCCGGTGCAGAGCCAGGTTCCCATGGAGTGGACGATCAATCCCTACAGGGGCTGCAGCCACGCATGTGCCTACTGCCTGCATCCTGACACGCTGGTTCTCATGGCTGATGGGCGCCAACGCCCGCTCCGAGATGTCGCGGTCGGCGATGCCATCATCGGCACCGAGACCAGAGGGCGATACCGGCGCTACGTGGAGACGCGCGTGTCGGCGAAGTGGGCAACGAGGAAGCCGGCATGCCGCGTCGTTCTCGCGGACGGCACCGAGATCATCGCGAGCGGTGATCACCGCTTCCTCACCGAGCGAGGGTGGAAGCATGTCACTGGATCGATGACGGGACCGACGCAGCGCCCATACCTGACGGCGAACAACAAGCTGATGGGGTTCGGCAAGGGGGTCGCTGTGGCCGCAACCGATATCGAGGCCGCTGACTACCGCCATGGATACCTCACTGGGATGATCCGGGGTGACGGCATGATGTTGCGCCGGGAGTATGCGAGACGGGTTGGCCATCCGTATGTCGCCAGCCGCTTCCGCCTGGCGCTGGCGGACATCGAGGCCCTCACGCGCACCCGTCGCTTCATGGCTTCGGAGGGTGTCCCGACGTTCCTGAGGGAGTTCTCCCCGGCGACGGACACCCGGCGGAGGATGAACGCCATCTTCACCAGCAAGAGCGCGCACTACGACCGGATCGGAGATCTCATCCGCTGGCAGGCCGCTCCGTCCGCCGAATGGCAGGCCGGCTATCTCGGCGGCATTTTCGATGCCGAGGGTAGTTGTTCCAGGGGCATCCTGCGCATCAGCAATTCCGACGAGCGGATCCTGAGGGAAGTTGAGAGCGCCTGCTCGACCCATGGGCTGACAACGGTGAGAGAAGGCCCGAATGCGATCGGGGTATCGAACATCCGGGTGACGGGCGGTCTTCCCGCGCGAGACCGGTTCTTCAGGATCGCTCAGCCAGCCATCACCCGCAAACTCGCACTCGTCGGTGCTGCCGTGAAGTCCGACGCGAAGCTCGAGGTGATTTCAATCGAGCCGCTGGACGAAATAATCGACATGCTCGACATCACCACGGGCACCGGCGACTTCGTGGCGAATGGCGTGATCAGCCACAACTGCTTCGCCCGCCCCACGCACACCTACCTCGACCTCGACGGCGGCGACGACTTCGACCGCCAGATCATCGTGAAGGTGAACGTGGCCGAGGTGCTGCGCAAGGAGCTCAACCGCCCGAGCTGGAAGCGCGACGCCGTCGCCCTCGGCACCAACACCGACCCCTACCAGCGCGCCGAAGGCCGCTACGCGCTCATGCCGGGCATCATCGGCGCGCTCGCCGACACCGGAACCCCGTTCAGCATCCTCACCAAGGGAACACTGCTGCGCCGCGATCTCCCCCTGCTGGCGGATGCCGCCACACGCGTGCCCGTCGACATCGCGATGTCGATCGCCGTCTACGACGATGAACTGCAACAGTCGGTCGAACCGGGGACACCGACCACGAAGGCGCGGCTCGCCACCGTCACCGCCGTGCGGGACGCCGGCCTCGACTGCAGCGTCTTCATGATGCCGATCCTCCCGTTCCTGACCGACACCATCGCCCATCTCGATGAGGCGATGCGGCAGGCGAAGGAGGCCGGAGCCACGGGCGTGGTGCACTCGGCACTGCACCTGAAGCCCGGTGTCAAGGAGTGGTACTTCCTCTGGCTCGGACGAGAGCATCCCGAGTTGCTGCCCAAGTACCGGGCGATGTACCGCGGAACCTATGCGCCGAAGGAGTACCGCACCTGGCTCGCCGAGAGGGTGGCTCCGTTGGTGCGCAAGCACGGCCTGAACCGCACCAGACTCTCGCCGAACACCGGGGGAGTGCTCTCCCGTTCCGATCCGGAGCCGACCCTGTTCTGA
- a CDS encoding sensor histidine kinase codes for MDLEGVLTVTLGLPNHLIAPTMSRVIARAAHWFGLVCLAGALTAIVSLSLAHPHDGLWPTILAIIPMAILLITLTRHHTVLATVGYLVVGSACTYLYAVTILSDSLLFPTTDLFIVALPVMALVMVGGAGASALVGLVWSTLGLILGESAVLLAAATTGVEYRIDPFAPATYLLIAIVLLATTFDSGRAKSAQQFIHQASRRDSALTARRELGSRATALLHDTALSHLVAVASAQPGPIDPRLRSMIAQDLERIIGQDWLLSRDAITTGSADWLATPLAAAISAARAQGLSIDVSGDRSVVHRLDADRAEALGLAVTQCLINVLRHSGVTDADVSVSADDEEVVVAVTDAGIGFVPSETGALRIGLRHSVLARVEAAGGSVRVWSTPGSGTSVVIALPVEQRAGRADQQAVKQASTQTSPSASRSASHSVSDLPSADGAAS; via the coding sequence ATGGACCTCGAGGGGGTGCTCACTGTGACGCTCGGACTGCCGAACCACCTCATCGCACCGACGATGAGTCGCGTCATCGCGCGCGCCGCGCACTGGTTCGGCCTGGTCTGCCTCGCAGGAGCCCTCACCGCGATCGTCTCGCTCAGCCTGGCGCATCCGCATGACGGACTCTGGCCGACCATCCTCGCCATCATCCCGATGGCGATCCTGCTCATCACACTGACCCGACACCACACGGTGCTCGCCACGGTCGGATACCTCGTGGTGGGCTCGGCGTGCACCTACCTGTACGCCGTCACGATCCTGAGCGACAGCCTGCTCTTCCCGACCACCGACCTGTTCATCGTCGCGCTGCCGGTGATGGCCCTGGTCATGGTGGGCGGGGCGGGAGCCAGCGCCCTGGTCGGCCTGGTCTGGAGCACCCTCGGCCTCATTCTCGGCGAGTCCGCGGTGCTCCTGGCTGCCGCGACGACGGGCGTCGAATACCGCATCGACCCCTTCGCGCCGGCGACGTACCTCCTGATCGCCATCGTGCTGCTCGCGACGACGTTCGACAGCGGCCGCGCGAAGTCCGCTCAGCAGTTCATCCACCAGGCATCCCGCCGCGACAGTGCGCTCACCGCCCGACGCGAGCTGGGCTCGCGCGCCACGGCGTTGCTGCACGACACGGCGCTCAGTCACCTGGTGGCCGTCGCATCGGCGCAGCCGGGACCCATCGACCCCCGTCTGCGTTCGATGATCGCCCAAGACCTCGAACGCATCATCGGTCAGGACTGGCTGCTCTCGCGCGACGCCATCACCACAGGTTCCGCCGACTGGCTCGCGACTCCTCTCGCTGCGGCGATCTCCGCAGCACGCGCCCAGGGGCTGTCCATCGACGTCTCCGGGGACCGATCCGTCGTCCACCGGCTCGACGCCGACAGAGCAGAGGCGCTCGGCCTCGCCGTCACCCAGTGCCTCATCAACGTGCTGAGGCACTCAGGAGTGACGGATGCCGACGTCTCGGTCAGTGCAGACGATGAGGAGGTGGTGGTGGCGGTGACGGATGCCGGGATCGGCTTCGTACCGTCGGAGACCGGCGCGCTCCGGATCGGGCTGCGCCACTCCGTGCTCGCTCGAGTCGAGGCCGCCGGCGGTTCCGTGCGGGTGTGGTCGACCCCGGGGTCGGGAACGAGCGTCGTGATCGCGCTGCCGGTCGAGCAGAGAGCAGGCCGTGCAGACCAGCAAGCGGTGAAGCAGGCGTCCACGCAGACATCGCCGTCGGCGTCGAGGTCGGCGTCGCACTCCGTCTCGGATCTCCCTTCAGCCGACGGAGCCGCATCGTGA